The genomic DNA CCCTCCCGATAAAACGGTGACGGTAAAGGAGAATGCCAAGATCCATTTTGCGGGAAGGTTCATTGTGACTCCTTTTTGTTCCGTAATTGTTGCAACGTGAACCGGATTCGCTTGACCGCCGTAAGATTGGTTGAAACTGCGAGCAGCGCGATTCCGAAGATCAACAGATGCTGCGCGGGCGGATTTCCTTTTCCGTAGAAGGGCATGAGGGAAACCTGCAGAACGGAACTCACCATCGATCCGAAGCCGATGACAAATACCCGCTCCGGCCGTTGCATGGCGCCGACGTGCTCGAGGCTCACGCCGAAGGCTTCCGCCCTCGACTTTGCGTAAGGCACGACCATCGACCCTCCCAGCGCCAGGAGAACGAGGGGCAAGACCCATGAAGCACGATAAAAGTACGCCAGGCCCGCGAAAAGAAAAAAATCCTGATAACGGTCCAGCACGGAGTCGAAGAAGGCTCCTTGATGGGTCACTCGCCCCGTCGCTCGGGCGACGCGGCCGTCCAAAACGTCCAGGCTTCCGCCCAAGAGCACCAGCCAGCCCGCTGTAAGAATGTGGCCGGTCGCGAAAAGTACTCCGCACAACACACAGACCACCAGGCCGGCGATCGTAATCGAGTTGGGAGAAATTCGGTTTCGAACGCAAAGAATCTCGAGCGGGCGCATGACTCGAAGCACCCACCACGATTTGATATCCGAACGGAAGATCAGCGATTCTTTGTCCAATTTGGCGGTGGATTCATCCATGGGCTTTGTCTGCGGCAGACCCATCTTCAATACCTCAAATCCGTGACTTCTTCCCCTACCGCGCGGGAAAGCTCGGCGACAGCGGAGTCGTACTCGTGAATCGTGTCGAAAAAAGATACTTTCACTTTCGAATAGGCGACAAACGCTTCGAGCAGGTCCTTTGCGGGGACGAAACCGACGCCGAAATTCAGCGTCGTGGCCGTCACCCAGCTTCGGCCCGCCTTGAATCCCTTGAGGGCGATCTTTACGCTGTCCCGCCGGGCCACGGCGTTCGAAATGGCTCGTTTGATTTCCAGCTCAATCCCTTGCAATGCCTGACGCTGATCGGCCAACGCCTGCTGGTACTCCGCCTTCGCCTGGTCGCGCCGCGCGGTCGTCATATGAAAACTCAGCTTTTGCTCCAGTCCGAGGCCTCCCCCGCCCACGTTGATATTGAAGTCGTCGGATAGATATGGGTTATCGATCTCTTGCCGGCCGGGAGCCTCGGCGAACTTATAAAAACCGCCGAGGTAAAACATGGGGAAATAATCGGCCTCTTGAACCTTAATCAAAGCCCGTCTCGCGGCCACCAGTTCCGTGAGCTGGCGCAATTCGGGGCGGGCCGATTTGGCCCGTTCCATGTATTGAATTTCAGGCTGAATCTCGAACTCCCGGAATCGGAGATCGTGATCCTGAATATCGATCGGTTTGTCCCGCGGAGCTTCAATGAGCACCGCCAAGGAGGCCAACCCGAGCTTGACGGCGCTGTTCAATTCGATCAGGCGCCGGTCGGTCTCCGCCTGAAACACATCCAGACGCATGAGATCAATATCGGTGGTATCGGGGCTGTGGTGAAGGAGTTTGTCCTCGACCAACTCCCGGGCTTTCGCCGCCCGTTGACTCAGCTCTTCAAGAAACTGTTGGAGCGAGAACAAATACGACAACGCGTGATAGACCGTCTTGACGCGGTAAACGACTTCATTTCGAACCGAGAGGACGCCCGCCTTTCGAGCCTCCACTCCGCTTTGCGCCGCGCTCTTCAGACTCGAAAGCTTTCCGAACGTAAACAGCGGCTGAATAGCTTCGATCCGCACCTGAATGAAAGGCCCCAAATCTGAAATACCGCCGTCGACCACCGGAAAACTCGGCGGACCCGATCCGGGAGGGATGTCGGGCACGACCCCTCCCAAAACACGCACGCGCGTCTCCGGAAGGATATAGGCCCCCTTCACTTCGGCGAGACGAGCTTCAGCGTATTCCTGAAACGACTGAGCCGATTCGATAGCGGGCGATATGGCCAGGGCTCGGTGGATCGTAGTGGGTAAATCGAAGACTTCGGGCGCCGGTGTCGGTGTCGGTTGAGGGGTCACCTCAGAAACGGGTTCGGCTGCCCCCGCCATTATAGGCAGCATGCCGGCGGTGACGACCCAAATACGAAAGATCGAACTCATGGAATACCGAACCATAATCTAACAAAAACCTCCTAAAATTCAGGCACTTCGAACCGAGAAAAGTCCTCGTTTTTCATGTGGAAAGCTCCAAAAGTCAAGGATGATTCCTTGAGAACCACGGTTAGGGCACTATCCTAACGGGGTCGGAGGGCTGACGTGGCCGGGACCAGGAGAAAGAAAAAAAAACGCAAGAAGAGTTGGGTATACCCTTTGGTCGGCCTTCTCTTGTCGCTGACCGCGCCGCTCGGCTGGTTGCTGATCCAGGTCGGCCCCGTCCTGATTCTTCAATCGGGTGATTTTTGGTCGGCCGTCCGAGCCGACATCGGCGGGAATCCGCTCCTTTATGCCTATTTGCAGGTCGGGGCGACGGTCATTTTGGTGCTCTCCGGTCTCGCCCTCGGTATCCGAGACGATCGAATCCAGGAGCATTACAGCCATGTATTGAGCCAGCGCCGCCTTCTCGGAATTAAGAATCGCCAACTTGCGCGCCTTTCCATCACGGACCGACTGACCGGCCTGGCCAATTACTTCCGATTGCACG from Bdellovibrionota bacterium includes the following:
- a CDS encoding TolC family protein; protein product: MVRYSMSSIFRIWVVTAGMLPIMAGAAEPVSEVTPQPTPTPAPEVFDLPTTIHRALAISPAIESAQSFQEYAEARLAEVKGAYILPETRVRVLGGVVPDIPPGSGPPSFPVVDGGISDLGPFIQVRIEAIQPLFTFGKLSSLKSAAQSGVEARKAGVLSVRNEVVYRVKTVYHALSYLFSLQQFLEELSQRAAKARELVEDKLLHHSPDTTDIDLMRLDVFQAETDRRLIELNSAVKLGLASLAVLIEAPRDKPIDIQDHDLRFREFEIQPEIQYMERAKSARPELRQLTELVAARRALIKVQEADYFPMFYLGGFYKFAEAPGRQEIDNPYLSDDFNINVGGGGLGLEQKLSFHMTTARRDQAKAEYQQALADQRQALQGIELEIKRAISNAVARRDSVKIALKGFKAGRSWVTATTLNFGVGFVPAKDLLEAFVAYSKVKVSFFDTIHEYDSAVAELSRAVGEEVTDLRY
- a CDS encoding CDP-alcohol phosphatidyltransferase family protein — protein: MGLPQTKPMDESTAKLDKESLIFRSDIKSWWVLRVMRPLEILCVRNRISPNSITIAGLVVCVLCGVLFATGHILTAGWLVLLGGSLDVLDGRVARATGRVTHQGAFFDSVLDRYQDFFLFAGLAYFYRASWVLPLVLLALGGSMVVPYAKSRAEAFGVSLEHVGAMQRPERVFVIGFGSMVSSVLQVSLMPFYGKGNPPAQHLLIFGIALLAVSTNLTAVKRIRFTLQQLRNKKESQ